Within Inmirania thermothiophila, the genomic segment CGGGGTAGCTCGCCGGCAGCAGGAGGTGGTTCATGGCCATGGCGGCGAGCGCCAGGGTGGTCACGATCATCATGGCGCTCGCGGCGGAGACGCCGCCGACGAAGGCGAGCGCCGGCAGCAGCGGGCTGCCGCTGGCCAGGGTGATGCCGAGGACGTAGTAGTCGGGGTCGAGGTCGAGGCCCAGCCGCTGGCCGGCCCAGAGCACCGGAAGGATGGGCAGGTTGAGCAGCAGCAGATAGAGGGGGAAGCCCCAGGCCGCGGCGCGCAGGGCCCGCGGCTCGATGTTCTCGGCGAAGGCCATGTGGAACTGGCGCGGCAGGAGGAAGGCCGCGGCGAAGGAGAGCAGCACGAGCGCGCTCCAGGGCCCGTCGCGCACCGGCTCGTAGAGCCGCGCCAGGGCCTGCGGGTGGGCGGCGAGCCAGGCCCAGAGACCGTCCCCGCCGCCGAGCACGCCCAGATAGGCGAAGAGCCCCACCGCCATCAGCGCCACCAGCTTGACCACCGACTCGAAGGCGATCGCCGCCACCAGCCCCTCGTGCTTGTCCCGCGGATGCACGTGGCGGGCCCCGAAGAGGATCGCGAACAGTGTCAGGGTGAGGCAGAAGCCGAAGCCCACCTCGGCGCTGGTGGCCTCCTGGGTGAGGATGCGCAGCGACTCGGTGACGGCGCGGATCTGCAGCGCGATGTAGGGGAGGACGCCGGCGATCATGAACACGGTGGTAAGGACGCCGGCGAGCTGGCTGCGGTAGCGGAAGGCGAAGAGGTCGGCCACCGATGTGAGCTGGTACTCGCGGGTCAGGCGCAGGATCGGCGCGAGCAGATAGGGGGTGAGGAGGAAGGCGAGGGTGGCGCCGAGGTAGATGGTGAGGAAGTTGTAGCCCTGGGACTGGGCGAAGCCCACGCTGCCGTAGTAGGTCCAGGTGGTGGCGTAGACCCCCAGGGAGAGGACGTAGGTGGCGGGATGGCGGACGAGACGCGCCACCGGCAGACCGCGCTCCACCGCCCACGCGATGAGGAAGAGCAGGCCCAGGTAGGCGACCGCCGCGGCGTAGAGCGGTCCGAGCTCAAAGGTCATGGTTGGGCGGGGTGGCGAGGGCGGCGAGGGCGATCACCAGCCCCCAGATCAGGTAGGGGAAGTACCAGGGCTGGTGGAGGCCGCCCAGCCAGGTGATGAAGGGCGTGGCGAAGAGCAGCGCGGCGAACAGGAACACCAGCAGCAGGCTGGTGATGGCGCGCGCGGGTTCCCCCCTTCCGCTCATGGGCCCAAGCCTACCAGATCGGGGTTACCTACGGTAACGCCTCGGGCGGTGCGGGGGCGTCGCGGGCGGGGACGCGGTCGAGGCGCCAGTGCGCCAGCGCCCACGCCACCACGGTCGCGGCGGGTTCGCCCGCGAGCTGCGGCGGCGGCGCCTGGCCGAGCAGCCGCAGGGCGGCGCAGAGCAGGCGCGGGGCCGCCGCCGGGTCGAGGGCGCGGGCGCCGGTCTGCTTGCTGAGCTTGGCCCCGTCCGGGCCGAGCGCCACCGGGACGTGGGCGTAGCGCGGGGGGGTGAGGCCGAGGAGGCGATGGAGGTGGATCTGGCGCGCGGTGGAGTCCAGGAGATCGGCGCCGCGGACCACCTCGGTCACCCCCTGATCGTGGTCGTCCACCACCACCGCCAGCTGGTAGGCGACGATGCCGTCGGCGCGGCGGACGATGAAGTCGCCGCTGGTGGCGGCGAGGTGCTCGCGCTGCGGCCCGCGCACGGCGTCGACGAAGTCCACCGCGGTCCCGTCGACGCGCACGCGCAGGGCGCGGGGGCGGCGCCCCGGGGCGAGGCCGCCGCGGCAGCGTCCGGGGTAGACCGGGCCCGCCGGCCCCGGACGGGCGACGGCGCGCAGCTCCCGCCGCGTGCAGGCGCAGGGGTAGAGGAGACCCTCGCGGGCGAGGGCGGCGAGGACCTCGCGGTAGCGCTCGATCCGCCGGCTCTGGAAGAGCACGGGCCCCTCCCAGGGGAGGGCGAAGGCCTCGAGCTGGCGCAGGATGGTGTCGGCGGCCCCGGGCACGCAGCGCGGCCGGTCCAGGTCCTCGATGCGCACGAGCCAGCGCCCGCGGCGGCTGCGCGCCTCGAGGAAGCTCGCCAGCGCCGCGACCAGCGAGCCGAAGTGGAGCGGGCCGGTGGGCGAGGGCGCGAAGCGCCCGCAGGGCGTGCGCCCGCCGGCGTTCAGCCGAGCTGCTTCTCGCGGATCTCGTCCAGGGTCTTGCAGTCGATGCACAGCGTCGCCGTGGGGCGGGCCTCGAGGCGGCGCAGGCCGATCTCCTCGCCGCAGGAGTCGCAGTAGCCGTAGTCGCCGGTGTCGAGGCGGGCGAGGGCCTCGTCGATCTTCTTGATGAGCTTGCGCTCGCGGTCGCGGGTGCGCAGCTCCAGGCTGAACTCCGACTCCTGCGAGGCGCGGTCGTTGGGGTCGGGCAGGTTGCCGGCCTCGTCGCGCAGGTGGTTGACGGTGCGGCCCGCCTCCTCCACCAGCTGCGCCTTCCAGGCCTGAAGGATCTTGCGGAAGTGCTCGACCTGCCCGGCGCTCATGTACTCCTCGCCGCGCTTGGGCTTGTAGGGGGCGATCCCCTTGACGGGGAGGGCGGTGATCACGTCCTTCTGCTTCTTGGCAGCCATCCGCGTGGACTCCTCGGGCACGGGAAGCGACCCCGTATACCAGAATCCCCGGGGGGTGGCAATGCCGCCCCGGCGGGCCTCAGCCGAGCAGCAGCAGCGCCACCACCCGCCGTCCCTCGGAGGCCAGGACGTTGTAGGTGCGGCAGGCGGCCCCGGTGTCCATGACCTCGACGCCGATGCCGCGGGCGAGCAGCGGCGCGGTGACCTCGGGGGCGGGGAAGCGCAGCCGCGCCCCGGTGCCCACGAGCACCACCTCGGGCCCGAGCGCGGTCACCGCCTCCAGGTGCGCCGGCGCTAGCTCCTCGGGGCGGCGCGGCAGCCGGTCCTCGAGGATGGCCTCGGGGCTGAGGACGATGGCGGCGCGGAAGGTGCGCTCGCCGATGACGATCCGGTCCGGTCCGTAGCTGCGGACGAGGTTGCTGCCGCCGGTGTCGAGGCTGATCTCCATGGCGCCCTCCGCGGGGTGCGGCGGGGGGTCATTCTAGGCCGCGCGCGGCGTCATTGACACCCTCGCGGCGGGGTGTTTAACGTTACCGGCTCGCCCTTTGCGACGGCCCGCCGGGCCGTCTCCATGGTGCCGGGGGACTCCGTTGAACGAGGAATTTCCGAGAATCCGACGCCTGCCGCCCTACGTCTTCGCGGTGGTCAACGATCTCAAGGCGGCGGCGCGGGCGCGCGGCGAGGACATCGTCGACTTCGGCATGGGCAACCCCGATCAGCCCACGCCGGCCCACATCGTGGCGAAGCTGGTGGAGGTGGCGCAGCGGCGCGACACCCACCGCTACTCCGCCTCCCGCGGGATCCCGCGCCTGCGGCGGGCGATCTGCAACTGGTACCGGCGCCGCTACGACGTGGCGCTCGACCCGGAGACCGAGGCCATCGTCACCATCGGCTCCAAGGAGGGGCTCGCCCACCTGGCGCTGGCCATGGTGGGGCCGGGCGATGCGGTGCTGGTGCCGAACCCCTCCTATCCCATCCACCCCTACGGCTTCGTCATCGCGGGGGCCGACATCCGGCACGTGCCCCTGATCCCCGGCGGCGACTTCTTCGCCGAGCTGGAGAAGGCGATCCGGGACAGCTGGCCGCGGCCCAAGGCGCTGGTGCTCAACTTCCCGGCCAACCCCACCACCCAGTGCGTCGACCTCGGCTTCTTCGAGGAGGTGGTGCGCGTGGCCCGCGAGCACGGCATCTGGGTCATCCACGACCTCGCCTACGCCGACATCGTCTTCGACGGCTACGAGGCGCCCTCGATCCTGCAGGTGGAGGGGGCGCGCGAGGTGGCGGTGGAGTTCTTCTCGCTGTCGAAGAGCTACAACATGCCGGGGTGGCGGGTCGGCTTCATGTGCGGCAACCGCACCCTCGTGGCGGCGCTGGCGCGCATCAAGTCTTATCTCGACTACGGCATGTTCACCCCCGTCCAGGTGGCGGCGATCACGGCCCTGGAGGGGCCGCAGGAGTGCGTGGGCGAGATCGTCGAGCGCTACCGCAGCCGCCGCGACGTCCTCTGCCGCGGGCTCAACGCCGCAGGCTGGCCGGTGGAGCCGCCGCGGGCGACCATGTTCGTCTGGGCCCGCATCCCCGAGCCCTACCGCGCCATGGGCTCGCTGGAGTTCGCCAAGAAGCTCCTTGCCGAGGCCAAGGTGGCGGTCTCGCCGGGGATCGGCTTCGGCGAGTACGGCGACGAGTACGTGCGCTTCGCCCTCATCGAGAACGAGCACCGCACGCGCCAGGCGGTGCGCGGGATCCGCGAGATGCTGCGCCGCGACGGCGTGGCGGCGGCGGAGGCCCGGGCATGAGGCCGGTGCGGGTCGGTCTGCTGGGGCTGGGCACGGTGGGCTGCGGCACCGTCGACGTGCTGCGGCGCAACCGCGAGGAGATCATCCGCCGCGCGGGCCGCGCCATCGAGCCGGTGGCGGCGGCGGTGCGCGACCCGGCGCGGCCCCGGAGCTGCCCCGTCGACGGCCTGCGCCTGACCACCCGCCCGGAGGAGGTGGTGGCGGACCCCGCGGTGGACATCGTGGTGGAGCTCATCGGGGGGCTGGAGCCGGCGCGCTCGCTCGTGCTCGCCGCCATCGAGCGCGGGCGCCACGTGGTCACGGCCAACAAGGCGCTCATCGCCCACCACGGCAACGAGATCTTCGCCGCCGCCCACGAGCGCGGGGTGATGGTGGCCTTCGAGGCCGCCGTCGCCGGCGGCATCCCGGTG encodes:
- a CDS encoding UTP--glucose-1-phosphate uridylyltransferase, whose amino-acid sequence is MSGRGEPARAITSLLLVFLFAALLFATPFITWLGGLHQPWYFPYLIWGLVIALAALATPPNHDL
- the gluQRS gene encoding tRNA glutamyl-Q(34) synthetase GluQRS, with the protein product MNAGGRTPCGRFAPSPTGPLHFGSLVAALASFLEARSRRGRWLVRIEDLDRPRCVPGAADTILRQLEAFALPWEGPVLFQSRRIERYREVLAALAREGLLYPCACTRRELRAVARPGPAGPVYPGRCRGGLAPGRRPRALRVRVDGTAVDFVDAVRGPQREHLAATSGDFIVRRADGIVAYQLAVVVDDHDQGVTEVVRGADLLDSTARQIHLHRLLGLTPPRYAHVPVALGPDGAKLSKQTGARALDPAAAPRLLCAALRLLGQAPPPQLAGEPAATVVAWALAHWRLDRVPARDAPAPPEALP
- the dksA gene encoding RNA polymerase-binding protein DksA, translated to MAAKKQKDVITALPVKGIAPYKPKRGEEYMSAGQVEHFRKILQAWKAQLVEEAGRTVNHLRDEAGNLPDPNDRASQESEFSLELRTRDRERKLIKKIDEALARLDTGDYGYCDSCGEEIGLRRLEARPTATLCIDCKTLDEIREKQLG
- a CDS encoding Mth938-like domain-containing protein, with amino-acid sequence MEISLDTGGSNLVRSYGPDRIVIGERTFRAAIVLSPEAILEDRLPRRPEELAPAHLEAVTALGPEVVLVGTGARLRFPAPEVTAPLLARGIGVEVMDTGAACRTYNVLASEGRRVVALLLLG
- the alaC gene encoding alanine transaminase produces the protein MNEEFPRIRRLPPYVFAVVNDLKAAARARGEDIVDFGMGNPDQPTPAHIVAKLVEVAQRRDTHRYSASRGIPRLRRAICNWYRRRYDVALDPETEAIVTIGSKEGLAHLALAMVGPGDAVLVPNPSYPIHPYGFVIAGADIRHVPLIPGGDFFAELEKAIRDSWPRPKALVLNFPANPTTQCVDLGFFEEVVRVAREHGIWVIHDLAYADIVFDGYEAPSILQVEGAREVAVEFFSLSKSYNMPGWRVGFMCGNRTLVAALARIKSYLDYGMFTPVQVAAITALEGPQECVGEIVERYRSRRDVLCRGLNAAGWPVEPPRATMFVWARIPEPYRAMGSLEFAKKLLAEAKVAVSPGIGFGEYGDEYVRFALIENEHRTRQAVRGIREMLRRDGVAAAEARA